Proteins from one Thermoproteales archaeon genomic window:
- a CDS encoding amidohydrolase family protein, producing MNRRSVLLTNVQFYSSKEGDSILVENGRIAAIGREYELRKKAKNSVLVYDCEGSFVIPGFVDAHMHVLSYASFRNQIDLRNVSSIEELKELVVKRTKKLGPKKWIIGRGWDQEKFAEKRMPNRWDLDEAAPDNPVFLVRVCGHIAVVNSYALRLAKLTDNTPDPPGGVLGREDGRLNGLLYEEAIDIVRK from the coding sequence GTGAATAGAAGAAGCGTGTTGCTTACCAATGTTCAATTTTACTCTTCAAAAGAGGGAGATTCTATTCTAGTTGAAAACGGAAGAATAGCAGCTATTGGAAGAGAATATGAGCTTCGCAAGAAAGCTAAAAATTCTGTATTAGTATATGATTGTGAAGGATCTTTCGTAATACCGGGCTTCGTCGATGCCCATATGCATGTGCTCTCATATGCTTCTTTTCGAAATCAAATAGATTTGAGAAACGTTTCAAGTATTGAAGAATTAAAAGAACTGGTTGTTAAAAGAACAAAAAAGCTGGGTCCAAAGAAGTGGATCATAGGTAGAGGCTGGGATCAAGAGAAATTTGCAGAAAAGAGAATGCCGAATAGATGGGATCTAGACGAGGCAGCTCCAGATAATCCAGTTTTCCTGGTTAGGGTATGTGGTCATATAGCAGTTGTGAACAGCTACGCGCTTAGGCTCGCAAAGTTGACAGATAACACGCCTGATCCGCCTGGAGGCGTTCTCGGAAGAGAGGATGGAAGATTGAACGGTTTATTATATGAGGAAGCAATAGATATAGTGAGGAAGC